A single window of Zea mays cultivar B73 chromosome 10, Zm-B73-REFERENCE-NAM-5.0, whole genome shotgun sequence DNA harbors:
- the LOC100277960 gene encoding uncharacterized protein LOC100277960 precursor translates to MAPASSSSAGVACLVLLLLLLLAGASAAHGSFQARRALSDDHGSGIVARWRRLLADAATPANNSLVLAAARTHRSDPFANLTAYSGGWNISDEHYWASVTYTAVPLFLMAVLWFVGFGIVMLVISCCCCCFCRGKNDAYSPGCYLSSLVLLIIFTMATIAGCLILHGGSDLFHGSTIRTVEYVFGQGNLTVDHLRNFADSLAAAKDITINQIFLPADVQQKIDVVEEKLNSSAGVFSTRLQENSRKIKGVLNHMEHELFAVAAVMAGLSILGFLFSVLGLRFLVSLLVIAAWILLTNTIISSGLFLLLHNVVADTCVAMGDWVAHPQAHTALDDILPCVDVATANESLYRSQEVTSQLVALVNNVVVNISNRNFPPGLRPLYFNQSGPLMPVLCNPFNPDMSPRRCAPGEVDFGSAAREWKRFECQTTGPPGSELCATPGRVTPAAYGQMTAATSVSKGLYEFSPFLVQLQDCSFVRETFTSITNYNCPGLEQYSRDVYVGLVVISAGVMLSVVFWMVHTRHRRRRAMRKQL, encoded by the exons ATGGCGCCGGCCTCCTCCTCGTCCGCCGGCGTCGCGTGCCtcgtcctgctcctgctcctgctcctcgccGGCGCCTCCGCGGCGCACGGCTCGTTCCAGGCTAGGCGTGCTCTGTCAG ATGACCATGGGAGCGGTATAGTGGCGCGATGGCGGAGGTTGCTCGCCGACGCTGCGACTCCAGCGAACAACTCTCTTGTGCTGGCTGCGGCGAGGACTCACCGGAGCGACCCCTTCGCCAACCTTACCGCGTACAGCGGCGGCTGGAACATTAGCGACGAGCACTACTGGGCT TCCGTGACGTACACCGCGGTGCCCCTCTTCCTCATGGCCGTGCTGTGGTTCGTCGGCTTCGGCATCGTGATGCTCGTCatctcctgctgctgctgctgcttctgcCGGGGCAAGAACGACGCCTACTCGCCGGGGTGCTACCTCAGCTCCCTGGTGCTCCTCATCATCTTCACCATGGCCACAAT CGCCGGGTGCCTGATCTTGCACGGCGGCAGCGACCTGTTCCACGGGAGCACCATCAGGACCGTCGAGTACGTCTTCGGGCAGGGCAACCTGACGGTGGACCACCTGAGGAACTTCGCCGACAGCTTGGCGGCGGCGAAGGACATCACGATCAACCAGATCTTCCTCCCGGCCGATGTCCAGCAGAAGATCGACGTCGTCGAGGAGAAGCTCAACTCCTCCGCGGGCGTCTTCTCCACTCGCCTGCAGGAGAACTCCAGGAAGATCAAGGGAGTGCTGAACCACAT GGAGCACGAACTGTTTGCTGTTGCAGCTGTTATGGCTGGCCTATCAATACTCGGATTCT TGTTCTCCGTACTGGGGTTGCGGTTTCTTGTCTCCCT ACTGGTGATCGCTGCTTGGATCCTTCTCACCAATACCATCATCAGTTCTGGTCTTTTCCTCCTCTTGCACAA CGTGGTGGCGGACACGTGCGTCGCGATGGGCGATTGGGTGGCGCACCCGCAGGCGCACAcggcgctggacgacatcctcccgTGCGTGGACGTGGCCACGGCGAACGAGTCGCTGTACCGGAGCCAGGAGGTGACGTCGCAGCTGGTGGCGCTGGTGAACAACGTCGTCGTCAACATCTCTAACCGGAACTTCCCGCCGGGGCTCCGCCCGCTCTACTTCAACCAGTCGGGGCCGCTCATGCCCGTGCTCTGCAACCCGTTCAACCCGGACATGAGCCCCCGCCGGTGCGCGCCCGGCGAGGTCGACTTCGGCAGCGCGGCGCGGGAGTGGAAGCGGTTCGAGTGCCAGACCACGGGGCCGCCGGGGTCGGAGCTGTGCGCCACGCCGGGGCGCGTGACGCCCGCGGCGTACGGCCAGATGACGGCGGCGACGAGCGTCAGCAAGGGGCTCTACGAGTTCAGCCCGTTCCTGGTGCAGCTGCAGGACTGCTCCTTCGTGCGAGAGACATTCACGTCCATCACCAACTATAACTGCCCCGGCCTCGAGCAGTACAGCCGGGACGTCTACGTCGGCCTGGTCGTCATCTCTGCCGGCGTCATGCTGTCCGTCGTCTTCTGGATGGTTCACACACGGCACCGACGGCGGCGCGCCATGCGCAAGCAGCTGTGA